Proteins co-encoded in one Pocillopora verrucosa isolate sample1 chromosome 1, ASM3666991v2, whole genome shotgun sequence genomic window:
- the LOC131790301 gene encoding transmembrane protein 267-like produces the protein MLAHGIIAFFSWCIVCEIHARKHLIDGILCGIIACAIDLDHFIAAKSFKIKVRDTNQRAVLYLLTVVFIVVPMLQVWLAQNNCFLQSLPYLFTVGVISHHLHDGNRRGLCFWPLGSTPPLPYWIYICCIVALPFIVKETKANIDKLVVIPVAENNVVLLDE, from the exons ATGCTTGCCCATGGGATCATTGCTTTCTTCAGTTGGTGTATCGTTTGTGAAATCCACGCCCGAAAACATCTGATCGACGGGATTCTTTGCGGTATTATTGCTTGTGCAATTGATTTAGATCATTTTATAGCTGCtaaatctttcaaaattaaGGTAAGAGACACAAATCAGCGAGCGGTACTGTAC CTGTTGACTGTTGTCTTCATTGTGGTGCCAATGTTACAAGTGTGGCTTGCACAGaacaattgctttcttcaatcCCTACCATACTTGTTTACAGTTGGTGTTATTTCACACCACTTGCATGATGGGAACAGGCGTGGCTTATGTTTTTGGCCCCTTGGGAGTACACCACCTCTGCCATACTGGATATACATATGTTGTATTGTTGCCCTACCTTTTAttgtcaaagaaacaaaagctaACATTGACAAGCTGGTTGTTATTCCTGTAGCTGAAAACAATGTAGTCCTTTTGgatgaatga
- the LOC131790276 gene encoding golgin subfamily A member 6-like protein 7 — MASNTKPQIMNWTEEHDSVFCREIIFVNPFSARKKSVQRSALWQKVADTLNGITDPVFYVDKRSVRDHIGVLVQRFKRKEAKELKESGTNPTKTEVDVAIEQIIAMEESADEQHDLEDGEKKDKMEGDRLKAEEMRRTAVETMGKTQKRKSEEGQSKAKKCRRSGSETVEFLKLKAEQDMNVKKQELDLRKQEQEQMVEAQNQQRDMFKQMIKQQREQQKQMHDMQSLLMLQQQQQTTALMKIIETLVPK; from the exons ATGGCCTCAAACACCAAACCGCA GATTATGAACTGGACGGAGGAACATGATTCCGTTTTTTGCCGAGAAATAATCTTTGTAAACCCATTCAGTGCTAGGAAGAAATCCGTTCAGCGAAGTGCCTTGTGGCAAAAAGTGGCGGATACCCTAAACGGCATCACAGATCCTGTTTTTTATGTGGATAAACGCTCAGTTCGAGACCATATTGGGGTTTTGGTCCAACGATTCAAACGAAAGGAGGCTAAGGAATTGAAGGAAAGCGGTACAAACCCTACGAAAACAGAAGTAGACGTAGCCATAGAACAGATTATTGCCATGGAAGAGTCTGCCGATGAGCAGCACGACCTGGAAGACGGCGAAAAGAAGGACAAGATGGAGGGAGACAGACTGAAAGCAGAAGAAATGCGTAGGACTGCTGTGGAGACAATGGGGAAAACTCAGAAGAGAAAGTCCGAGGAGGGGCAGAGCAAAGCAAAGAAATGCAGAAGAAGTGGGAGTGAAACGGTTGAGTTTCTTAAACTTAAAGCGGAGCAAGACATGAATGTTAAGAAGCAAGAATTGGATTTGAGAAAACAGGAGCAGGAGCAGATGGTTGAAGCACAAAATCAGCAAAGGGATATGTTCaaacaaatgataaaacaacaacGGGAACAACAGAAGCAAATGCATGACATGCAATCCTTACTAATGCTCCAACAGCAGCAGCAAACTACAGCATTGATGAAGATTATTGAAACACTAgttccaaaataa
- the LOC131790288 gene encoding cartilage matrix protein-like: MAKALFGLLLTCFFLEAMIASFKEEEPCSLDVAVLIDVSKSMDSEERDQLTDIFNKIVDKLGVSPTGSHMALITFGSDAKSSFTFADRNYHNADTIKAKAAEAISDLQKQDGTRTDLAEDLAVKDVFTSRGGDRPSFGNVMIILTDGKFWINETWDKRAEVDFNVTTGILKRRGVKIIVAGIGDELSSDDADENLEKVAGEDGEISKYANFTELSSKLNDIMRKVCRCPVDLAFVFDSSGTIGKGALDDAKMLVKKMVKGLKLGADESRVALVVFADKVEVKARFSENLSVKQFQDMVQNMESVGSIGRRTRIDKALVETKQVFKEGRDDVYKIAVVLTDGIQSEGRDTKSLLSTSEPLRRAGVRVIAVAIGTQASKGRLRLMTDSMDDVKEEDEALEYFQQLFDKPNQNLCVPSPSKPPFPEPEVCSDSVSCGQHSKTVPPFCETDYAAENCPKFCDLCNRLGMTV, encoded by the exons ATGGCAAAGGCTCTCTTTGGTTTACTGCtcacttgtttttttctggAAGCCATGATTGCTTCATTTAAGGAGGAAG AGCCTTGCTCCCTGGATGTTGCTGTCCTGATAGATGTGTCAAAAAGCATGGACAGTGAAGAACGAGATCAGCTAACCGACATCTTCAATAAGATTGTGGACAAATTGGGAGTATCTCCAACAGGGAGTCACATGGCCCTTATAACCTTTGGATCGGATGCCAAGAGCAGTTTTACATTTGCAGACAGAAATTACCACAATGCCGACACCATAAAAGCAAAGGCAGCGGAGGCAATATCTGATTTACAGAAACAAGACGGAACCCGTACAGACCTTGCCGAAGACCTGGCAGTGAAAGACGTGTTCACCAGCAGAGGAGGAGATCGACCCAGTTTCGGCAATGTAATGATTATTCTTACAGATGGAAAATTTTGGATCAATGAAACATGGGATAAAAGGGCAGAAGTTGACTTCAATGTCACAACGGGAATCTTGAAG agaAGAGGGGTGAAAATAATCGTCGCAGGTATCGGTGATGAATTATCCAGTGATGATGCTGATGAGAACTTGGAAAAGGTAGCAGGGGAAGATGGAGAAATATCCAAATATGCGAATTTCACGGAGCTCTCCAGTAAACTCAATGATATAATGAGGAAAGTCTGTC GATGCCCAGTAGATCTGGCGTTTGTTTTCGACTCTTCAGGTACTATTGGGAAGGGTGCTCTGGATGACGCAAAGATGCTTgtaaagaaaatggtaaaaggTCTAAAACTAGGAGCAGATGAGTCTCGAGTAGCTCTGGTTGTGTTCGCTGATAAAGTTGAGGTTAAGGCTCGATTCAGTGAAAACTTAAGCGTCAAACAATTTCAGGATATGGTACAAAATATGGAAAGCGTCGGCAGCATCGGCCGCCGAACACGAATCGACAAGGCCCTGgtagaaacaaaacaagtgtTTAAAGAGGGAAGAGATGACGTGTATAAGATTGCAGTGGTGCTGACTGATGGTATACAATCCGAAGGCCGCGACACTAAAAGCTTGCTAAGTACCTCTGAGCCCTTGCGAAGAGCAGGTGTCCGTGTGATAGCCGTGGCAATAGGAACTCAGGCGTCTAAAGGCAGACTAAGGCTGATGACCGATTCAATGGACGACGTAAAGGAGGAAGATGAAGCCCTGGAATATTTCCAGCAGCTATTTGACAAACCAAACCAGAATCTCTGTG TTCCTTCACCAAGCAAACCTCCTTTTCCAG AACCCGAAGTTTGCAGTGACTCTGTATCTTGTGGACAGCATAGCAAAACTGTTCCCCCATTTTGCGAAACCGATTATGCAGCAGAAAATTGTCCGAAGTTTTGCGATCTTTGCAATCGTCTG GGCATGACAGTGTAA
- the LOC136279225 gene encoding uncharacterized protein has translation MAGFNDAATQTDYSIVFSANGTFKETREILLASYASNIITIEEYALLFEENSSNNLDFPYYNYPPFNLESQSEAECRANFRVEKHHIPLVEDALQIPQYFICDQGTVCEGTEGLCMLLKRYSFPCRYSDMIPIFGRPVPELCMICNTVTDWIYAHHNHRITQWNRTILNPLELEKYAEAVFNQGAPLSNCFGFVDGTVRPIARLGENQRLLYNGHKRVHGLKFQSVVLPNGLFSHLYGPVEGRKHDAAMLADSGLYNSLRTHAVSTTGQPMCIYGDPAYPLRIHLQAPFRQRALTPQQQAYNGSMSAVCSSVEWLFSDIVNYFKFLDFKKNLKIGLSQVGKMYIVCAVLQNVLTCLYGNSTSQFFDLDPPSLEDYFS, from the exons ATGGCGGGATTCAACGACGCGGCTACCC AAACCGATTATAGTATTGTTTTCAGTGCAAATGggacttttaaagaaactcgCGAAATTTTGCTGGCCAGCTATGCCTCTAATATCATTACGATTGAAGAATATGCTTTGCTTTTCGAAGAAAACAGTTCAAACAACTTGGATTTTCCGTACTATAACTACCCGCCGTTTAACTTAGAGAGCCAAAGTGAAGCCGAGTGTAGGGCAAACTTCAGGGTGGAAAAGCACCACATTCCTCTGGTAGAAGATGCtcttcaaattccgcaatacTTCATATGCGACCAGGGAACTGTTTGCGAAGGAACAGAAGGGCTTTGCATGCTTCTGAAGCGATATTCCTTTCCTTGTCGATACTCAGACATGATACCTATTTTCGGAAGGCCAGTACCAGAACTTTGCATGATATGCAACACCGTAACAGACTGGATTTATGCACATCATAACCACAGAATCACACAATGGAACCGAACCATTTTAAATCCACTAGAGCTGGAAAAGTACGCGGAAGCTGTTTTTAACCAAGGGGCGCCACTAAGCAACTGCTTTGGTTTCGTAGACGGAACTGTGCGGCCAATTGCTCGACTCGGGGAAAACCAGCGATTGTTATACAACGGCCACAAACGCGTACATGGATTGAAATTTCAGTCCGTGGTCCTACCAAATGGGTTGTTTTCACACTTGTATGGTCCAGTAG AAGGAAGGAAGCATGACGCAGCAATGTTGGCAGATTCAGGCCTTTACAACAGTCTCCGGACACATGCTGTCTCAACAACCGGCCAACCGATGTGTATCTATGGGGATCCAGCTTACCCACTTCGGATACATCTTCAGGCACCTTTCCGGCAGCGAGCACTGACTCCCCAACAGCAAGCTTACAATGGTTCCATGAGTGCAGTCTGCTCCTCCGTTGAATGGCTTTTTTCtgatattgtaaattatttcaaatttcttgatttcaaaaagAATCTCAAGATTGGGCTTAGCCAAGTAGGCAAAATGTACATCGTCTGTGCAGtccttcaaaatgttttgacatGTTTGTACGGTAATTCAACATCCCAGTTTTTTGACCTAGACCCACCTTCCCTAGAGGATTACTTTTCCTAA